Below is a genomic region from Caldicoprobacter guelmensis.
TTCTATAAGGTGGCGATGAATTGCATATGGAACAGTTCATGATAGAGATAAAAATGCAGCAAAGAATCTAAGGAACTATGGAATTGCATGTATGAGCAGTCAGTAGGGTAGGAACTACCCGAATTCACGCCTGTGGAGATTGGACCTCTACTGTCGAGGACAAAGTCTCGGCAGCAAGTCTGGTCAATGAAGCAGGAAGCCTCCACCTCTAAAGGTGGATGGTAGTTCACAGTGTTAGAATAGGACTCCATATATGAGCGTTATTTTACAACTTATATTTGAACAAAGCAGGTTTGTGGTAAAATAAATGATTAATTCTAAAAAGCGATAAACGAAAGGGGAATAAGTTTATGGATAGGGAAAGGATACTGCAGATATTTAAGGAGACGGGCGTGTTGCTTCAGGGCCATTTTCTTCTAACCTCCGGGAGGCACAGCGGTGAGTATCTTCAATGTGCTAAAATTTTTCAGTATCCTTGGTATGCTGAAGAGGTAACCAGGGCTTTGGCAGAAAAATTCAAAGATGACCATATAGACATAGTGGTGGGTCCGGCCATAGGAGGTATCATCCTGTCGTATGAGATGGGCAGGTGTCTTGGCGTGAAAACCATATTTGCGGAGCGAGAAGACGGCAAGATGACATTAAGAAGGGGATTTGAAATACCTGCGGGAAGCAGGGTATTGGTGGTGGAGGATGTAGTCACCACAGGCGGGTCAGTCAAGGAAGTCATGGAGGTTGTGAGAAATTGTGGTGGAGAGGTAGTGGGGGTTGGAGCCGTAGTTGACAGGAGCGGTGGAAGCGTGGATTTCGGAGTGAAGTTTTGCGCGGTGATATCCATGGATGTCAAGTCGTATGCCCCTGAGGAGTGCCCAATATGCAAGACCGGATTGCCTCTTGTAAAGCCAGGCAGCCGAAATATAGGGAAGGCAAAGGCATAGCTTTAGTAAATAATGTATACACGATGCGGCTCATAATGTGGTGCAACGAAACAGTTTAAGTATTGCATTAGGAAGGTCAATCGACCTTCCTGATGTTTTTTATCTTTTCCTCGGATGGCGTTATATATAAGGTATTATAGCCTTCATATATTACCATTCCTGGCTTTGCTCCGCTGGGCTTTTTAACGTTTTTGCGCGGACAGTAATCCACCGGTACATTGCTGGAATTCCTTGCTTTGCTGAAATAGGCTGCCAGCAACGCTGCCTCCACTAATGTATTTTCAGGAACTGGTTGGCCCCCTGTTTTTATGACCACATGGGACCCCGGGATGTTTTTAGTATGGAGCCATATATCATTGGCGCTGGCCGTTTTAAGGGTGAGACGGTCGTTCTGGTAGTTGTTTTTCCCGACGAATATATCAAAACCGTCAGAGGAAATAAAATGATGGGGTTTTGAAGGGGCAGGGGCTTGCCTTTTCTCCTTTGTCGTCTTTTTGATGTATCCCTGCTCGGCCAGTTCCTGATATACTTCTTCCACATCGGATTCGTCGGTACACTTTTCCAGGCTTTCAAGCAACGCATCCAAATACTTTATCTCTTCTCTGCTTTCTTCTATTTGCTTGGAAACCTTATCTAATGTGTTTTTAGCTTTGGAATATTTTTTAAAGTATTCCTGGGCATTCTGGATGGGCGATTTCTTTTCATCCAGAGGTATGGTTATAGTGGAGCCGTTAGGGTCATAGTAGTTGACCAGTGTAACTTCCTTAAGCCCTTTCGGTATGGAATGGACATTTGCTGTCAAAAGTTCACCCCATAACCGGAATTTGTCGGCTTCTTTTGCCTGCTCCAAATCTTCCAGCTGTAGAGCCAGCTTTTTCTGGCAGCGCTCCAGGTTGGTTTTGATAAGCTTTGAGAGATAAGAGATGCGCTGCTGCAAGCGTTCTAGCCTGTCCCGTTCTGAATAAAAAGCTTCCAGCATTTCGGATACCGATGAATATCTCTCCAGCATAGAGACGGGGTATTGTTGATAGATAAAAGGGAAGATATCCCGTGGAAGACCCGTTTCATCCTTCAACATGGTTGGGCTAAACTGCTTGTGTTTTACGCCATCAAAGAAATCCATGAACGACAGGCATAGCGCTTCCAGCTGTTGTTCGGAAAGCTCCAGGATACCCATTGGTTTATCGCCTAAAGCCCTGTATACTATTTCAAAGGCTGTGGTTGGAGAAATTCCTGTATAGTTGTTCAAGAGGACATTTTCGACTTTCTTGTTTGTTACCATGGATTTTAAAAGGTTCTTAAACGATTCCGGCGTTTCTGATAAGGGGTCTCTTTTATCCTGTGCTGGAGGAGGACTGTACACAAGGCCGGGAAGTACCTGACGAACCCTGCTCATTGACTCGTTTACATGTTTTATGCTGTCTATTATCTTGCCATTCTCATTTACCAGTATTATATTGCTGTGCCGGCCCATAATTTCGATGATGAGCTTCTTTATGGTCAGGTCGCCCAGTTCATTTGTACTTTCGATGTATATTTCGGCTATTCGCTCCAACTGGGGTTGGACTATATCCACAATTCTACCCCCGCTGAGGTGCTTGCGCAGGAGCATGCAAAACATGGGCGGCGTTAAAGGATTGGGTTTGGTAGACTTTACAAGGTGGATACGGGGATGGTTGGCGCTAGCAGACAGCAGCAGCTTTAGCTCTTCATCCCGGGAGCGAATATAAAGGTAAATCTCGTCTTTTTCTGGCTGATATACCTTTTCAATGCGCCTATTGAGTATTTTAGTGCGCAGTTCTTCGATAACGCAGCTCAGTAGAACACCGTCGAAAGCCATCTGGCTCCTCCCTCTTGCAACAATTTTGAATTTTTACTTTTTTCATTATACTACATATCCGCTTGTGGTTTCAAAAATATTTGGTCGAGGTCCAGCTGTCAAAGGAAAAAAGATTTTGGACAAAACCCCATAAAAAAATACAAAACCTGAGAAATATGTGGTAAAATATTTGGCGATGGAGACATACTCAAAAATCCCCCCTAATATAATTAATATCAAGAGATTGGTTGGGGGGGGAGAGCATGTTGAAAGGGAAAAGCGTTGCTTTAATAGCAATTGTTGTTATGATGCTTTTGTTTATAGTGAGCTGCAACTCAATAAAGACTAAAGAAGAGTTTGAGGAGGAATTGCCGCAGGATGTGGTGTCAGAGGGAGAAGCCGAGGATGTTGAAGATAAGAACGTGCGTGAGACTGTGGTGTATTATCAGAACGATGCAGGATATCTGGTGCCGGTGATGCGCAGAATACCCTGGGAGGAAGGCATAGCTAAAGCCACGTTGAGGATGACAATAGATAGCCCTGAAATACAGCAGGACCTCATGGCCATGGGACTTAAGGCGTTGCTCCCCGCGGGTACTCAAATAAGAGGCATGTCCATAAAGGATGGTTTAGCAAAGCTTGATTTGAGCAAAGAGGCCATGGAATGCGAAAACGCTGTGGCCGAGCATAACATGGTTCAGGGGGTGGCGCTTACGCTGGCAGAGTTTGATTCCATTGACAGGGTTCAATTCATGTTTGAAGGAAAGATTGTCGATAAATTGAAATACGGGACCGATGTGAGTAAACCCATTGAGCCTCAGGACGTAAACCTTGAGATTGGTTCTAATGCTAGCAGCAAGGGTGCAAAGGTTACTGTATTTTTCCATTCCAAGCCGGACGCCGTTTATGATTACATAGTTCCGGTTACTAGAATAATTTCGGCTGACAGTGCATCCATTGAGACGGCTATTCAGGAGGTTTTAAATGGGCCTAGCGATGACAGCTTGAGCATGGATATACCTGCTGGTACGCGATTGTTGGGCGTAAAAACGGATAACGGCGTGGTTTCTATAAACTTCAGCAAGGAATTTGGGAATTTGGCGCAGCTGCCGCAGAGTGAACCCTTGGTGCTCAAGTCGATAATAATGACAGCAAAGCAATTCCCAGGTGTGGAAAAAGTTAAAATACTGGTTGAGGGTAAGGAATATGATGGAGGAGAAGTAAGCGTCTCCGCCTTTGCTAATGAGTATTGATAAAACACTGCTTTGTAAAAAGGATTGTATTGCACTTTCAGATAAATCATATAGCTAACATAGGAGGAGTAATGAATGGTTAGGATAGACGGAAGAAAAAATGATGAGTTAAGGCCTGTTAGAATGACTGCCAATTACATAAAAAATGCCAGTGGTTCTGTACTCATCGAGGTAGGCAATACCCGGGTGATATGTACCGCTACCATTGAAGATAAGGTACCGCCATTTTTGAAGGGTACAGGCAAAGGGTGGTTGACAGCGGAGTATGGTATGATACCGGCTGCTACCCAAGTCAGAAAAGCACGAGAGGTTACCAGAGGAAGACCTGAAGGTCGCACACAGGAGATTCAAAGGCTGATAGGTCGCTCGTTGCGTTCGGTTATTAATACCGAATTACTAGGGGAAAGGACCATCTGGATAGATTGCGACGTCATTCAGGCCGATGGTGGAACCCGGACCGCTTCTATAACTGGCGGGTTTGTTGCTCTGGCACACTGTATAAAGGCTTTGTTGGATCAGGGACTTATTGAGAAAAGCCCTCTCACCAGCTATGCTGCT
It encodes:
- the pyrE gene encoding orotate phosphoribosyltransferase, which codes for MDRERILQIFKETGVLLQGHFLLTSGRHSGEYLQCAKIFQYPWYAEEVTRALAEKFKDDHIDIVVGPAIGGIILSYEMGRCLGVKTIFAEREDGKMTLRRGFEIPAGSRVLVVEDVVTTGGSVKEVMEVVRNCGGEVVGVGAVVDRSGGSVDFGVKFCAVISMDVKSYAPEECPICKTGLPLVKPGSRNIGKAKA
- a CDS encoding Rqc2 family fibronectin-binding protein codes for the protein MAFDGVLLSCVIEELRTKILNRRIEKVYQPEKDEIYLYIRSRDEELKLLLSASANHPRIHLVKSTKPNPLTPPMFCMLLRKHLSGGRIVDIVQPQLERIAEIYIESTNELGDLTIKKLIIEIMGRHSNIILVNENGKIIDSIKHVNESMSRVRQVLPGLVYSPPPAQDKRDPLSETPESFKNLLKSMVTNKKVENVLLNNYTGISPTTAFEIVYRALGDKPMGILELSEQQLEALCLSFMDFFDGVKHKQFSPTMLKDETGLPRDIFPFIYQQYPVSMLERYSSVSEMLEAFYSERDRLERLQQRISYLSKLIKTNLERCQKKLALQLEDLEQAKEADKFRLWGELLTANVHSIPKGLKEVTLVNYYDPNGSTITIPLDEKKSPIQNAQEYFKKYSKAKNTLDKVSKQIEESREEIKYLDALLESLEKCTDESDVEEVYQELAEQGYIKKTTKEKRQAPAPSKPHHFISSDGFDIFVGKNNYQNDRLTLKTASANDIWLHTKNIPGSHVVIKTGGQPVPENTLVEAALLAAYFSKARNSSNVPVDYCPRKNVKKPSGAKPGMVIYEGYNTLYITPSEEKIKNIRKVD
- a CDS encoding GerMN domain-containing protein, coding for MLKGKSVALIAIVVMMLLFIVSCNSIKTKEEFEEELPQDVVSEGEAEDVEDKNVRETVVYYQNDAGYLVPVMRRIPWEEGIAKATLRMTIDSPEIQQDLMAMGLKALLPAGTQIRGMSIKDGLAKLDLSKEAMECENAVAEHNMVQGVALTLAEFDSIDRVQFMFEGKIVDKLKYGTDVSKPIEPQDVNLEIGSNASSKGAKVTVFFHSKPDAVYDYIVPVTRIISADSASIETAIQEVLNGPSDDSLSMDIPAGTRLLGVKTDNGVVSINFSKEFGNLAQLPQSEPLVLKSIIMTAKQFPGVEKVKILVEGKEYDGGEVSVSAFANEY
- the rph gene encoding ribonuclease PH; the encoded protein is MVRIDGRKNDELRPVRMTANYIKNASGSVLIEVGNTRVICTATIEDKVPPFLKGTGKGWLTAEYGMIPAATQVRKAREVTRGRPEGRTQEIQRLIGRSLRSVINTELLGERTIWIDCDVIQADGGTRTASITGGFVALAHCIKALLDQGLIEKSPLTSYAAAVSIGKVNDEILLDLCYEEDVVATVDMNLVMTEKSELIEIQGTGEGSPFALQDLSLFLELGQKGINQLIQCQMEVLGELNSLVGQGK